One stretch of Chitinophaga pendula DNA includes these proteins:
- a CDS encoding amidohydrolase family protein yields MKLQTVLAAITCLQLNIAFAQQETWITNAQLIDPAKKTIQTGMTVVFKDHLIVGIHKRKAPADVVSIDAGGKYLMPGLTDAHVHFFQSGGLYTRPDIIDLRKIRPYEEEIKEVHAGLEQQLRRYVRNGITTVFDVGTTYRLLARKKTFGDWAIRPQVYMSGPIITTVAVAEYDHLKEDAPFVLASNAAEGRRLVQEQLVYHPDFIKLLFSANGKAPVEYMPIVRAVIAQAHSHGLRVAVHATERITAQLAVEAGADFLVHSVEDEVVDDAFVQLLKDKKVVLCPTLSVETGYLHVFDQSRLFTTYELASADPFALGSLYDLKQLADTAVANQYKIKAHAHVDRTAAVNRVSRENLKKLSDAGVLIVSGSDAGNIGTLHAVSLLPELMQMQQSGMSNWQVLQAATIHPASILRLPGYTGNIAVGQPANMLLLQGNPADDLRELEHLDLVIQNGKVITPDTVSVSSPVALVQQQLNAYNSRNMEAFLSVYDENIALFDFPDKLIRRGKEEMRKVYHFFGKAHLLHCRIVKRIVTGNVVIDEEHILDDHGRRGGTAIYQIENGKISKVYFID; encoded by the coding sequence ATGAAGTTACAAACTGTTTTAGCCGCCATTACCTGTCTGCAACTGAATATTGCTTTTGCTCAGCAAGAAACCTGGATTACAAATGCACAGCTTATTGATCCTGCGAAAAAGACTATACAAACTGGTATGACCGTGGTCTTCAAGGATCATCTTATTGTGGGTATTCACAAAAGAAAGGCGCCAGCGGATGTTGTCTCTATCGATGCCGGTGGCAAATACCTTATGCCGGGATTAACGGATGCGCATGTACACTTTTTCCAGAGCGGCGGCTTATATACGCGCCCGGACATTATCGACCTGCGCAAGATCCGGCCTTATGAAGAAGAGATCAAAGAAGTCCATGCAGGGCTTGAACAGCAGCTGCGGAGGTATGTACGCAATGGTATCACTACTGTTTTTGATGTCGGTACGACCTATCGTTTGCTAGCCCGGAAAAAAACATTTGGGGATTGGGCTATCAGACCACAGGTGTACATGTCCGGCCCTATTATCACCACAGTGGCTGTTGCTGAATACGATCATTTAAAGGAGGATGCGCCTTTTGTATTGGCCTCGAATGCTGCGGAGGGGCGCCGGTTGGTACAAGAACAATTGGTTTATCATCCGGACTTTATCAAACTCTTATTTTCTGCTAATGGGAAGGCTCCTGTGGAATATATGCCCATCGTCCGGGCGGTGATCGCGCAGGCGCATTCTCATGGATTGCGAGTGGCTGTGCACGCCACAGAACGTATTACGGCGCAGTTGGCGGTGGAAGCAGGAGCTGATTTCCTGGTGCATAGTGTAGAAGACGAAGTGGTAGATGATGCGTTTGTGCAACTGCTTAAAGATAAAAAGGTTGTGCTTTGTCCTACCCTGTCGGTAGAAACTGGTTATCTGCATGTATTTGATCAATCCCGTTTATTTACTACGTATGAGTTGGCATCTGCCGACCCATTTGCGCTTGGTAGCCTGTATGATCTGAAACAGCTGGCGGATACTGCTGTTGCTAATCAATATAAGATAAAAGCACATGCACATGTGGACAGGACGGCGGCGGTAAACCGCGTCAGCCGGGAGAACCTCAAAAAGCTTAGTGATGCCGGCGTGTTGATCGTCAGTGGTTCGGATGCCGGGAACATTGGCACCTTACATGCGGTAAGTTTGTTGCCAGAGCTGATGCAAATGCAGCAGAGCGGTATGAGTAACTGGCAGGTATTACAGGCGGCTACTATTCATCCGGCGAGTATCCTGCGTCTTCCCGGTTATACGGGTAATATTGCTGTCGGACAGCCTGCCAATATGCTATTACTACAAGGTAACCCGGCTGATGATCTCCGTGAACTGGAGCATCTCGATCTCGTGATCCAGAACGGGAAGGTCATTACTCCGGATACGGTGTCTGTATCCAGCCCTGTGGCATTGGTACAGCAGCAGCTTAATGCTTATAATAGCCGCAACATGGAAGCCTTTCTGTCGGTCTATGATGAAAATATAGCGTTATTTGACTTCCCGGATAAGCTCATTCGCCGGGGAAAAGAAGAGATGCGGAAAGTATATCACTTCTTCGGCAAGGCGCATTTACTGCACTGCCGCATTGTAAAGCGGATCGTAACAGGAAATGTTGTGATCGACGAAGAGCATATCCTAGATGACCATGGTAGGCGCGGCGGCACCGCCATTTACCAGATAGAAAACGGCAAGATCAGTAAGGTATATTTTATTGATTGA
- a CDS encoding FAD-dependent oxidoreductase — protein sequence MQIVKDRQLIQDKAIAIIGGGPGGLTLARLLQLKGANVKVYERDYNQSARVQGAIVDLHFDSGLKVMAAAALMDAFKTHYMPGADKYRLLDKDGNICMDEVGQLSEVTFGDEQFRPEIDRGALRDMLIDALQPGTVIWDSQFISMVRLNGRWELTFKNGTIATADIVIGADGYRSKIRPYLTPITAKYSGATIIQGEVDNPQTECPEIYALLANANLMAMGDGKTIAAQPRGDGGLTFYAASLYPEDWVDTCGIDFDDSQAVAAYLKEAHAQWSPVFFTLFDASRQFVPRPLNYFPLNQQWEAQPDLTLLGDAAHLMPPSGEGVNTAMLDALDLSECLTSGEYQDLQTAIAAYEKQMLARAALLGKEAIEGIKDFAAPTDESVQQFKALLSPNE from the coding sequence ATGCAAATAGTAAAAGATAGGCAATTAATACAGGATAAAGCGATTGCTATCATAGGGGGAGGGCCTGGAGGGTTAACGCTGGCACGGCTGTTACAGCTAAAAGGTGCCAATGTGAAGGTGTATGAGCGCGATTATAACCAGTCAGCCCGTGTACAGGGGGCCATCGTCGACCTGCACTTCGATTCTGGCCTGAAAGTAATGGCAGCAGCAGCGCTGATGGACGCTTTCAAAACACATTACATGCCTGGAGCAGACAAATACCGGCTACTCGATAAAGATGGCAATATATGTATGGATGAAGTCGGACAGTTATCAGAAGTCACCTTCGGAGATGAACAATTCAGACCCGAGATTGACAGGGGCGCTCTAAGGGATATGCTGATCGACGCCCTGCAACCTGGTACGGTAATATGGGACAGCCAGTTTATAAGTATGGTCCGCTTAAACGGCCGCTGGGAACTCACCTTTAAAAATGGTACAATCGCCACCGCAGATATCGTGATCGGCGCAGATGGCTATCGTTCAAAGATCCGCCCCTATCTGACACCCATTACAGCAAAGTATTCCGGCGCTACCATTATCCAGGGCGAAGTAGATAACCCGCAAACCGAATGTCCGGAGATATATGCCTTGTTAGCCAATGCCAACCTGATGGCCATGGGAGATGGAAAAACCATCGCAGCACAACCTAGAGGCGACGGTGGACTCACATTCTACGCTGCCTCCCTGTATCCCGAGGATTGGGTCGACACCTGCGGGATAGATTTTGACGATAGCCAGGCAGTGGCGGCCTACCTGAAAGAGGCCCACGCACAATGGAGCCCGGTATTCTTTACATTGTTTGATGCATCCCGCCAATTCGTACCCAGACCCCTGAACTATTTCCCTTTAAATCAGCAGTGGGAAGCACAGCCTGATCTGACACTGCTGGGCGATGCAGCACATCTGATGCCTCCCTCAGGAGAAGGCGTGAATACCGCTATGCTGGACGCGTTGGATTTGAGCGAGTGCCTCACCAGTGGCGAATACCAGGACCTGCAAACCGCTATCGCAGCTTACGAAAAACAAATGTTGGCAAGAGCCGCGTTATTAGGAAAGGAAGCCATCGAAGGGATCAAGGATTTTGCCGCTCCCACAGACGAATCAGTGCAGCAATTCAAAGCCCTGCTTAGCCCCAACGAATGA